From [Flavobacterium] thermophilum:
TACAACAATTGGTTGACGACGGAAAAGAGAATAATAAAGCCGCCGATCATCAACAACGTTTGAACGGAAGAGCGGACGGCATCGCCGAGCAGCTTGCCAAGCGGCTGTTCATTCTTCAGCCGTGTTTTGTGGAGCGTGCGCAGCGCATACGGGAGCGAAAACGAGCGCGGCCGCCGCTTCGGCTGCCCCCGTTCTTTCCGGATGCCGTGAAAGCGCATCACTAGTCCGACGGCAATGTTCCCTAAATAATGGGAGGCGGCCAGCAACAAACCAAGCTGCGGATTGTTAAAAAACCCAGCTGAAACAGCCCCAAATATAAATAGCGGGTTGGAAGAATTGGTGAACGAAGAGAGCCGCTCGGCCTCGATGGTCGACAGTTGTTTTTCTTGATACAGGCGGGCGGTCAGCTTCGCCCCCGACGGGTAGCCGGATGCCATCCCCATCGCCCAGGCAAACCCGCCGACGCCTGGGACGCGAAAAAGCGGGCGCATCAGCGGCTCCAGCAAGACGCCGAGAAAGCTAACGACGCCAAAGCTGATGAGCAGCTCCGAGACAATGAAAAACGGCAGGAGCGACGGGAACACGACTTCCCACCACATATTTAACCCGCGAATGGATGCTTGGAGCGACTGTTTTGGATAACAAATGAGCGAAAAGGCGAATAACGTCACAGCGGAAGCGAGCAGCGCCGTTTTCAGTTTCGCTCCCCAGTTTCGCTTCAATGTTCTCCCCCCCTTTTTTTTGCCGTGCGGCCTTGCGCGGTACAACCTCATATAACCTAATATACGAGCATAGGGGGGCGGTTTAGACCATAAGATGAAAGCGAGGGAGCGCCGCAGCAAAGGGGGGAGAATCGTGCCGCCGAAGATCGGATTGGCGCTCGGGTCAGGGGGCGCGCGCGGATTTGCTCACCTCGGCGTATTGAAAGTGCTACAGGAGGAAGGAATCCCTATTTCTTATTTGGCGGGCAGCAGCATCGGCGCGCTTGTGGCTGTCCTTTATGCGAGCGGCCACGGCCTCAGCCGCCTTTATCGGCTCGCCAAGTCGTTCCGGCGCAACGATTTTCTCGATTGGACGGTGCCGAAAATGGGGCTGATCGCCGGTGAGCGCATCACCGAATTCATTCGTTTGTTGACGAAAGGGAGGCGGATTGAAGAGCTTTCTCCGCCGGTGGCGGTCATCGCCGCTGATTTGCAGACGGGGGAAAAAGTCGTGTTTCGGCAAGGGGATGCGGCCCAGGCTGTGCGGGCGAGCATCTCGATCCCCGGCATTTTTGTGCCCGCGGCGGTGGACGGGCGGCTGCTTGTTGATGGCGGTGTCGTGGACCGCGTGCCGGTATCGGTCGTTCGGGCGATGGGGGCTGATCTTGTCATCGCGGTCGATGTCGCCCCGTTGAACAAAGAGGCGGAAATTGCCTCGCTTGTGGATGTCATTTGGCAGAGCCTTGATATTTTGCAAGCCGAGCTCGTCGCCCATCGGGAACTCGCCTCGGACGTGATGATCCGGCCGCGCGTAGAGCAATACAGCTCGCGGGCGTTCACCCATATCGAAGACATTATTGCCCGCGGCGAAGAGGAAGCGCGGAAACAAGCCGGGGCGATCCGCCAAGCGATTGAACAGTGGAAGGAGCCAAAGCACCAATGAAGAAACGAACGTATATAGCGGCGTTTTTCTTTGGCGCCGTCCTTGCCGTTTTGCTTATTTTTATGAAATTGCCGTATTACGTGACGATGCCGGGAAGCGCGCAAAAGTTAACGCCGCTTGTTCATGTCGAGCACGGCGACCGCGATGCGGGGGCGTTCATGTTGACGACGGTCCGCATGGGGCGGGCGAACGTCATCGCGTACTTGCTCGCCCATATCCGCCCGTTTTATGAGCTGCATCCGGTTGAAGAGATTAAACAGGAAGGGGAAAGCGACAAAGAATATACGATGCGTCAGCTAGAACTGATGGAACAGTCAAAGGAAGCGGCGATTGTCGTCGCTTACCGGCACGCTGGAAAGCCGGTTTCATATGAGCCGAAAGGTGTGTATGTGATGAACGTTCTCCCTGACATGCCGGCGGAGGGACGCTTGCAGGCCGGCGACCGCCTCGCCGCGGTCGACGGCCGGCCGTTGACAACGTCGGAGCAAATCATCGACTACATTCGGAAGAAAAAAGAGGGAGACCGCGTCCGCATCGCGTTTGTCCGCGAGGGGGAGCGGCGGGAGGTCGAGCTCCGGCTGAAGCCGTTCCCGCACCATCCAAACCAAATCGGCCTTGGGGTGACGCTCATGACCGATTATGACGTCCGCACCGACCCGCCGGTTGACGTTGACTCGGAACAGATCGGCGGTCCGTCGGCGGGGCTGATGTTTTCGCTTGAAATTTACAATCAGCTCGTTGAAGAAGATATGACGAAAGGCCATAACATTGCCGGCACCGGAACGATCGACATTCATGGGCAAGTCGGCCCGATCGGCGGTGTTTCACAAAAAGTCGTGGCCGCTGACCGCGCGGGGGCGGAAGTGTTTTTCGCTCCGAATGAACATGGCTCCCCGTCATCGAACTACCGGGAGGCGGTGCAGACCGCGAAAAAAATCGGGACGAACATGAAAATCGTCCCGGTCGATACGTTTGAAGATGCGATCCGTTATTTGCGCTCCATGCCGGAAGCGTAAATGGGGGTCGTTGCGTATTCTTCTTTGAGCGCGGCGCTGTACAGCGGCTCAGGAAGGGCGGCTGCATAGACGGCGGCCGCCCTTTTTTCTTGCTCGTAAAGCGGATCGCCGTTCAATTTAGCCGCTTTCGTAATCAGCGGCAGCGCCAGCTCTTTTTTCACCCGCTGCAAGTAGCGGCGGCCGGTTTCGCTCATGCCGAGCAGCCTGATGTATGTAGGATCGGATGTCTTCGTTTGTTCTTCCTTTGTGAAGTTGGTCAGCACGTGCGCGCACATTCGCTGCAGCCTTGTCCACGTGTACCGTTTCGTTTTGACGGCGGCGATGAAAGAAGCGAACGTTTCGGCAACGGTAATTTTTTCTTTCAACCGGTGCTCCACGCCTTCCTCGATTCCGGCCGTGCGGCGCAGTTCCTCCTTGGTTGCCGTCAGCAGCCGATACTTCAAGAGCGGAAAATACGCTTCCCAATCATGCCAGCGCCCATACGTTTGCCGGTATTGGCGCAGCTGCTCGAGCGTCGTTGGAGGGACGTATGGCGCAATCGACGCAAGCTGCCCAGTTTGTCGCAGCGTCTTTCGCACGCTTGTGGCGCTGGCGATCGATGGATGGGAAAACGACTCGTCATGATAGCCAGCGGCGAGGCGGGGAATCGTGCGCGGCATGATGGAGAGCTTGTGCCGCCAAATGGCTTTCACGTAGGCTAATCCGAGCACGTTGTTTGGCTGCGCCAAATCAAGCGGGACGGAGCGGAGCTGATCCCACGCCTTGGCATTCGCTTTCGGAAAGCTTTGCCCACGCTGAAGTTCGGCGCGGACGAGGGCGTCAAACTCCTCTTTTTGCGCAAACAACGTCTTCGCGGCGGCTAAAAAAGCAGCAATGTCGCCGGATTCGCTCCCAAAGCAAAGCTCTTCGCAGCCGAGGGCATCGAGCAGCCGCACCGCTCCATCGGCAAATCGCTCCGCCGCCTGAACGGCGAAGGCATATGGCAGTTCAATGACGAGATCGACGCCGGCTGCCAGCGCCATTTTGGCCCGCGCCCATTTTGAAACAATGGCCGGCTCGCCGCGTTGCAGAAAATTTCCGCTCATGACGGCGACGAGGCAGTCCGCTCCTGTCTTTTCACGCGTCTCTTGCAAGTGATATCGATGGCCGTTATGAAATGGATTGTACTCGACGATCACGCCAACAGCTTTCATGGCCGCTTCCCCCCATGGAACGGACGTCGTTCGGCGCTGAAACGATGGCTCGTCATAAGCGCACCTCCTGTCTCTCATCTAGTATGGAACATGCGGCGGCAAAGATCAACCTAGGAAGGGCGTCGTGATGTTGTCGTCCGGTTTTGGCGGAACGCGTCGAGCCGCCGGAGGCATATGTGCATGCAAGCAACGGAATTTTGGAAATGATGGAAGTATGCCTTTCCTGTTGCCTCTTCTTTTTTCAGGCGTCCGGATGGTTGTAAAGAAAAAACATTGACAAAAATAGAAACGGAACGTATAATTTTACTCGTTGCCTTGAGGTGATTGTATGAAATGGACGGTTCAACAGCTTCGCCGTTTTCAGCACAAGGAAATGGCGATTGACGAGACGGTTGACGTGTCTGATTTGAAACAAATCGACACGTTGATCCGCGATATTTCGCTTGTCCGCGTTCAAGGGAAAGCGGACGTCGGTTCGACAAAGTTTACATTTCATTTGACGCTGTCAGGAACGATGGTATTGCCGTGTTCGCGGACGCTCGTCGACGTGACACACCCGTTTTCCATCAAGACGACGGAAACGTTTTTTGTTGATGGCGGCGACGTCGCTGAAACGGATGAAGACACCCATATCGTAACTGGAAACACGGTTGATTTAAACCCAATTATTCGCGAGCTCATCCTGCTTGAAATCCCGCTGCAGCTCATCGCCGACAACCCGGGGGCTGACGGGGCGCCGCAACACGGGGAAGGATGGGACGTTCTCACGGAAGAACAATGGGAAAAAACGCTGGAAGAGCGGGCGGCGAACAAGGTCGACCCTCGTCTGGCAGGATTGGCTAAGTTTTTTGATGGAACGAAAGAAACTGATGGCTGACCGGCGTTGCCGGCCGATGGCGCCGACCAGAACGCGCACCGTCCGGCAGCTGCCTTGCCTGCCGGCGGACTGCCTTGAACAAGCGGCTGCCCGTCGGCAGCGATACGCTGAATGTGCCGGACAAGGAGGTGGAAAACGATGGCAGTACCTTTTAGAAGAACATCGAAAACGAGAAAACGACTGCGCCGTACACACTTTAAACTGCAAGTGCCGGGCATGGTGCAATGCCCGAACTGCGGCGAATGGAAATTGGCGCACCGCGTCTGCAAAGCATGCGGTACGTACAAAGGAAGAGATGTCGTCAACAAATAATGGCCGACATCAAGCGACAGGCTGTCCGAAAAGCGGGCAGCCTTTTTTATTGGCAGTGAACAATCGACAACGTACGTCCACGCGTTTGTTTTTTTCGCTGCTGGCAGGAAAAAGGGGGGACGATGACCAATTGTCATAAAATAAAGGAGGAGTGCTGATGGAAGCGATGATGGAGCAGCGTGACGGCGTCGCCTTGTTTACGATTTGCCGTCCCGAAAAACGGAATGCAGTCAATTTTGCAGTGATGGAGGCGCTTGAGGGAGCGCTGAGCGAGGCGGAAGCGGATGAGCGGGTCAAAATATTTGCCATCACGGGCGCTGGCGATGAGGCTTTTTGCTCGGGCGGCGATTTACACGAGTTCGGGCCTTTGCGCGGCGCTGAGGCGAAACAGATGCTGACGCGCATGGGGGAGGTGCTCTACCGGCTGCTGACGTTTCCGAAACCGACGGCCGCGCTCGTCAATGGCGCCGCGATGGGAGGGGGCTGCGAGCTGGCGACGGCCTGCGATTTCCGTTTTGTCAAAGAAGGAAGCCGAATCGGGTTCATTCAAGGGCGGCTCGGCATCACAACCGGCTGGGGCGGCGCCTCGATGCTGTTCGGCAAACTGCCGTACGCGCGGGCCCTCGATCTATTGCTGCGCGCTGAACCGATGACAGCGGAAGATATGGAAGCGTGCGGGTGGGCTGATGCGGTCTTGGCGGCTGACCACTGGCGCGAGCAATGGCAGGCGCGGCTCGCCCTTTATGCCGCGCGGTCGCTCGCTGTTTTAGAAGCCTATAAGGCGGCAGCGGGCGAAAAATGGCGAACAGCTTGGTTTCGTGAGCAATTTTTCGCTGAAATCGACCGCTGCGCCGCACTATGGGGGTCGGTTGAACATGAACAGGCGTTGCGTCCTTTTTTTCGCAAGCAGTAATTTTTTCCTTCTACTGTTTCTATTAGCCGCATACATATAATGACAAAGCGGCGATGAGGAGGGAAGGGAGATGACCGGAGTACGCCAGGACGCTTGGACGAAAGAGGAAGATGAACTGTTGGCCAACGTTGTGCTTCAATATATTCGCGAGGGCGGCACCCAGCTAGAAGCGTTTGCTGAGGTGGGGCGGCGCTTGTCGCGGACAGCGGCAGCGTGCGGGTTCCGCTGGAATTCGTACGTTCGCAAGCAGTATAAAGAGGAAATTGAACAGGCAAAGCAAGAACGGAAAACGCGAAAAAAAGAGGCGGCATCGGTAAAAGAAGGCGGGGGACAAACGGAGATGGAAGCGGCAGCAGAGAGCAAACTGTCATGGACGGAAGTGCTCGCTTTTTTGCAAGCGGAAGGGCAAAAAGCGCGCGACGCCCGGCGGACAGCGGATGAAAATCGGGCGTTAAAAAACGATATGGAGCAGCTGCAACAAATGGTGACAAAGCTGCAAATGGAAAAGGAAGCGTTGCAAAAGCAGCTGGCGGCCGTCCAAGAGGAGTATAAAACGTTGCTCGCCATTATGGAGCGGGCGCGGAAAATGGTGGCGGGCGCCGAAAAACAAACGGAGCCGGCGGCTGAGGGCGTCGGGGAAGGATAAAAGCTGGCCTTTGGGCCGGCTTTTTTTTCTTAACGGATGACGGGGACATTTGCTAAAATAAGGCTAACGCAATTTGGCGGGAAAGCGGGGGAGACATGTGAACATTGGCATTGTCGGCGGCGGGGCGGTCGGCCTGCTTCTTGCCGCTTATCTCGGGCGGCGCCATAAGGTCACGGTGTATACAAGGCGCTTGTCTCAGGCGAGGCAGCTTGCTGAATGCGGCGTCGCCCTGAAAAAAGAAGGAAAAACAACGGAGACTGCCGTTCAAGCAAGGCCGTTTGCCGGGGCGGAACTCGTTGAGCCGCTTGTGTTTGTGACGGTTAAACAATATGATGTGGCGGATGTCTGCTCCCGGCGTGATTCGTTCCGCCGCGTCGGCACGATTGTTTTTTTGCAAAACGGGATGAGCCATCTCGAACAGCTGTCTGTTTTTGCTGACAAAAACATCGTCGTCGGCGTTGTGGAGCACGGCGCGTTCAAGCTTGACGATCGGACGGTTGCGCACACAGG
This genomic window contains:
- the rssA gene encoding NTE family protein rssA; its protein translation is MPPKIGLALGSGGARGFAHLGVLKVLQEEGIPISYLAGSSIGALVAVLYASGHGLSRLYRLAKSFRRNDFLDWTVPKMGLIAGERITEFIRLLTKGRRIEELSPPVAVIAADLQTGEKVVFRQGDAAQAVRASISIPGIFVPAAVDGRLLVDGGVVDRVPVSVVRAMGADLVIAVDVAPLNKEAEIASLVDVIWQSLDILQAELVAHRELASDVMIRPRVEQYSSRAFTHIEDIIARGEEEARKQAGAIRQAIEQWKEPKHQ
- the rpmF gene encoding BL37, which codes for MAVPFRRTSKTRKRLRRTHFKLQVPGMVQCPNCGEWKLAHRVCKACGTYKGRDVVNK
- a CDS encoding Uncharacterized ACR, COG1399 codes for the protein MKWTVQQLRRFQHKEMAIDETVDVSDLKQIDTLIRDISLVRVQGKADVGSTKFTFHLTLSGTMVLPCSRTLVDVTHPFSIKTTETFFVDGGDVAETDEDTHIVTGNTVDLNPIIRELILLEIPLQLIADNPGADGAPQHGEGWDVLTEEQWEKTLEERAANKVDPRLAGLAKFFDGTKETDG
- the echA8_1 gene encoding Probable enoyl-CoA hydratase echA8; this translates as MEAMMEQRDGVALFTICRPEKRNAVNFAVMEALEGALSEAEADERVKIFAITGAGDEAFCSGGDLHEFGPLRGAEAKQMLTRMGEVLYRLLTFPKPTAALVNGAAMGGGCELATACDFRFVKEGSRIGFIQGRLGITTGWGGASMLFGKLPYARALDLLLRAEPMTAEDMEACGWADAVLAADHWREQWQARLALYAARSLAVLEAYKAAAGEKWRTAWFREQFFAEIDRCAALWGSVEHEQALRPFFRKQ
- a CDS encoding Protein of uncharacterised function (DUF795), whose translation is MKAVGVIVEYNPFHNGHRYHLQETREKTGADCLVAVMSGNFLQRGEPAIVSKWARAKMALAAGVDLVIELPYAFAVQAAERFADGAVRLLDALGCEELCFGSESGDIAAFLAAAKTLFAQKEEFDALVRAELQRGQSFPKANAKAWDQLRSVPLDLAQPNNVLGLAYVKAIWRHKLSIMPRTIPRLAAGYHDESFSHPSIASATSVRKTLRQTGQLASIAPYVPPTTLEQLRQYRQTYGRWHDWEAYFPLLKYRLLTATKEELRRTAGIEEGVEHRLKEKITVAETFASFIAAVKTKRYTWTRLQRMCAHVLTNFTKEEQTKTSDPTYIRLLGMSETGRRYLQRVKKELALPLITKAAKLNGDPLYEQEKRAAAVYAAALPEPLYSAALKEEYATTPIYASGMERK
- the ylbL gene encoding ATP-dependent protease Lon, which translates into the protein MKKRTYIAAFFFGAVLAVLLIFMKLPYYVTMPGSAQKLTPLVHVEHGDRDAGAFMLTTVRMGRANVIAYLLAHIRPFYELHPVEEIKQEGESDKEYTMRQLELMEQSKEAAIVVAYRHAGKPVSYEPKGVYVMNVLPDMPAEGRLQAGDRLAAVDGRPLTTSEQIIDYIRKKKEGDRVRIAFVREGERREVELRLKPFPHHPNQIGLGVTLMTDYDVRTDPPVDVDSEQIGGPSAGLMFSLEIYNQLVEEDMTKGHNIAGTGTIDIHGQVGPIGGVSQKVVAADRAGAEVFFAPNEHGSPSSNYREAVQTAKKIGTNMKIVPVDTFEDAIRYLRSMPEA
- the rsfA_1 gene encoding Prespore-specific transcriptional regulator rsfA, with protein sequence MTGVRQDAWTKEEDELLANVVLQYIREGGTQLEAFAEVGRRLSRTAAACGFRWNSYVRKQYKEEIEQAKQERKTRKKEAASVKEGGGQTEMEAAAESKLSWTEVLAFLQAEGQKARDARRTADENRALKNDMEQLQQMVTKLQMEKEALQKQLAAVQEEYKTLLAIMERARKMVAGAEKQTEPAAEGVGEG